One genomic window of Eggerthella timonensis includes the following:
- a CDS encoding DAK2 domain-containing protein, whose protein sequence is MPEPYTANDLLNAIAVASKTLSERKDEINRLNVFPVPDGDTGTNMSLTLETVVENLANLPIGAGGAEIRKAITTGALMGARGNSGVITSQILRGLCEGSVGHDELNADSIDAAFAKSQEVAFQAVRKPVEGTILTVLRDSASAAKRARKKKLPADEALAYVVEEAYASVQRTPDLLPVLKENGVVDAGGFGLAIFFDAFASALTGKEGPMVDELAFARGTAPKVEIEQINDWEGSAYRYCTEFLVHSDTVDVDAAKDFLPTMGDCDLMVGMHPNFKVHVHSNRPDEVLGWFLTHDAQISEVHIHNMQQQSAARTDALAAEQEEAPKPLGFVAVAAGEGNAKILKSLGVDVVVSGGQTMNPSTKDLLDAAGQVNADAVIILPNNKNIIMAAQSACELSETPCAVVPTRSVPEAFAALFGFDEGASLEENVESMTEAYAEVKTGEVTTAIKDSKDAHDNPIKEGDVIGIADGAIEAVGATTEGVVMALLDTMGADEADTLTILAGEDLGEEAFAALLERIEGAYDDLEIDAHRGDQPLYPVVMSVE, encoded by the coding sequence ATGCCAGAACCCTATACCGCGAACGATCTGCTCAACGCCATCGCCGTCGCGAGCAAGACCCTGAGCGAGCGCAAGGACGAGATCAACCGTCTGAACGTGTTCCCGGTGCCCGATGGCGACACGGGCACGAACATGTCGCTCACGCTGGAGACCGTCGTCGAGAACCTGGCCAACCTGCCCATCGGGGCGGGCGGCGCGGAAATTCGCAAGGCGATCACGACCGGCGCGCTCATGGGCGCACGCGGCAACTCCGGTGTCATTACCTCGCAAATTTTGCGCGGCCTGTGCGAGGGCAGCGTGGGACACGACGAGCTGAACGCCGACAGCATCGACGCGGCGTTCGCGAAGTCGCAGGAAGTGGCCTTCCAGGCCGTCCGCAAGCCGGTCGAGGGCACCATCCTCACCGTGCTGCGCGACAGCGCGTCGGCCGCGAAGCGCGCCCGCAAGAAGAAGCTCCCGGCCGACGAGGCCCTCGCCTACGTGGTGGAGGAGGCCTACGCCTCGGTGCAGCGCACCCCCGACTTGCTGCCCGTGCTCAAGGAGAACGGCGTGGTGGATGCGGGCGGCTTCGGCCTGGCCATCTTCTTCGACGCGTTCGCCTCGGCGCTCACGGGCAAAGAGGGCCCCATGGTGGACGAGCTGGCCTTCGCGCGCGGCACGGCGCCGAAGGTGGAGATCGAGCAGATCAACGACTGGGAGGGCTCGGCGTACCGCTACTGTACGGAGTTCCTCGTGCACTCCGACACGGTGGACGTGGACGCCGCCAAGGACTTCCTGCCCACGATGGGCGACTGCGACCTCATGGTGGGCATGCACCCCAACTTCAAGGTGCACGTGCACTCGAACCGCCCCGACGAGGTGCTCGGCTGGTTCCTCACGCACGATGCGCAGATCTCCGAGGTGCACATCCACAACATGCAGCAGCAGAGCGCGGCGCGCACCGACGCGCTGGCCGCCGAGCAGGAGGAGGCGCCCAAGCCGCTCGGCTTCGTGGCCGTGGCCGCAGGCGAGGGCAACGCGAAGATCCTCAAGAGCCTCGGCGTGGACGTGGTGGTGTCCGGCGGGCAGACCATGAACCCCTCCACGAAGGACCTGCTCGACGCCGCCGGCCAGGTGAACGCCGATGCCGTCATCATCCTGCCGAACAACAAGAACATCATCATGGCCGCCCAGAGCGCCTGCGAGCTGTCCGAGACGCCGTGCGCCGTCGTTCCCACGCGCAGCGTTCCCGAGGCGTTCGCCGCGCTGTTCGGCTTCGACGAGGGCGCGAGCCTCGAGGAGAACGTCGAGTCGATGACCGAGGCGTACGCCGAGGTGAAGACCGGCGAGGTGACCACGGCCATCAAAGATTCCAAGGACGCGCACGACAACCCCATCAAGGAGGGGGACGTGATCGGCATCGCCGACGGGGCCATCGAGGCCGTTGGCGCCACGACCGAGGGCGTGGTCATGGCGCTGCTCGACACGATGGGGGCCGACGAGGCCGACACGCTCACCATCCTCGCGGGCGAGGATCTGGGCGAGGAAGCCTTCGCCGCGCTGCTCGAGCGCATCGAGGGCGCCTACGACGACCTCGAGATCGACGCCCACCGCGGCGACCAGCCCCTGTACCCGGTGGTCATGTCCGTTGAGTAA
- the rpmB gene encoding 50S ribosomal protein L28 yields MSKICEVCGKAPSAGRNVSHSHRVTNRWFRPNIQRVTIKDKEGHVRKANVCTKCMKAGKVERA; encoded by the coding sequence ATGTCGAAGATTTGTGAAGTTTGCGGTAAAGCGCCGAGCGCGGGACGCAACGTCAGCCACTCGCACCGCGTGACGAACCGTTGGTTCCGTCCGAACATTCAGCGCGTGACGATCAAGGACAAAGAGGGCCATGTCCGCAAGGCCAACGTTTGCACGAAGTGCATGAAGGCCGGCAAGGTCGAGCGCGCGTAA
- a CDS encoding Nif3-like dinuclear metal center hexameric protein: MVAAKKNQKEAKGREGLARRASGPLSKPVTAVTTGALERALLAEFPAADAEPWDRTGMSVGDPARLVTGVAVALDPTVEAIDAAANMGANVLVTHHPAFLAPPDSFMPASSVAANPGAGVWRAVERGVSILSYHTALDVSVRAQRVLPGMLGLEFQQVLVPLPGSRDKGYGQLCTLGEDDALTLGQLAARCTSVFARAPRVWGDFPRELDRVVTCTGSTGDDLGRACLKTQVDCLVCGEIKYHAALELSQAGLAIVDLGHDTSELPLAAVLAAAVESVGIPGDLVTVLDQGDNWSYPETVRV; this comes from the coding sequence ATGGTTGCAGCGAAGAAGAACCAGAAGGAAGCCAAGGGTCGGGAAGGTTTGGCGCGCCGCGCGTCGGGCCCGTTGTCCAAACCCGTCACGGCCGTCACCACCGGCGCGCTCGAGCGGGCGCTGCTGGCCGAGTTCCCGGCTGCCGACGCCGAGCCGTGGGATCGCACCGGCATGTCGGTGGGCGATCCCGCCCGCCTCGTCACGGGCGTGGCCGTCGCGCTCGACCCGACGGTCGAGGCCATCGACGCGGCCGCGAACATGGGCGCGAACGTGCTGGTCACGCATCATCCCGCGTTCCTCGCCCCGCCCGATTCGTTCATGCCCGCCTCCTCGGTGGCGGCCAACCCGGGGGCCGGCGTGTGGCGCGCCGTCGAGCGCGGGGTCTCGATCCTGTCGTATCACACGGCGCTCGACGTGAGCGTGCGGGCCCAGCGTGTGCTGCCCGGCATGCTCGGCCTCGAATTCCAGCAGGTGCTCGTGCCCCTTCCCGGATCGCGGGACAAGGGATACGGCCAGCTGTGCACCCTCGGCGAGGACGACGCCCTCACGCTTGGCCAGCTCGCCGCGCGCTGCACCTCGGTGTTCGCCCGCGCGCCGCGCGTGTGGGGCGACTTCCCGCGCGAGCTGGACCGCGTGGTCACCTGCACGGGGTCGACGGGCGACGACCTCGGCCGCGCCTGCTTGAAGACGCAAGTGGATTGTCTCGTGTGCGGCGAGATCAAGTACCATGCGGCCCTCGAGCTGTCGCAGGCGGGACTCGCCATCGTCGATCTCGGCCACGACACGAGCGAGCTGCCGCTCGCGGCCGTGCTGGCCGCCGCCGTGGAATCCGTGGGCATTCCCGGTGATCTGGTCACGGTGCTCGATCAGGGAGATAACTGGTCGTACCCTGAAACGGTACGGGTATAA
- a CDS encoding ATP-dependent DNA helicase RecG has protein sequence MDAPDRLAATLALDESVGRVRLVSPTRARALDGLGIRTVRDLATHFPRRYIDLSRKAEVATARIGESCTIEGSVHEIKLKKPKPRLSLVELSLVDATGVLMVTCFRQPWLMDQVKPGMRIAVAGKLEFNYGFKRMTNPYLEVLEGERMAEGMIIPVHPACEKISAAWMRRLVGNALAAASGMYDPLPLELRAKYRLMSRGAALSCIHFPHTMDEVAEARRRLVYEELLLLELMLMRESRERSDGCEPVVHVVDGPHLAALEAAVPFELTDEQQQAKRDILAALAAPETANHLLLGDVGTGKTVVAAFALAAAADTGAQALLMAPTEVLARQHGKSLGPLFDAAGVTWEVLTGSTPPADREAILARVAGGTTDVLIGTHALLEDDVAPRRLSLVVIDEQQRFGVEQRAKLLAKGEAPDALYLTATPIPRSLALALFGNLTLSYLKHRPHDAARRTTFVHQKADRGHAYDAARAALARGEQVYVVCPLIGQDGGERDAKAADGGSGGRRREADEEAYEYAAISIETDDDLAGDDVAAAAKEASYLQTTLFADYRVELLHGRMPSAEKQAVMQRFRDNDTQVLVATTVIEVGVDVPNATVMIVEDADRFGLSQLHQLRGRVGRGEKAAEVHLVSASKSDAALTRLAAMVSTDDGFELASYDLSLRREGDILGNRQHGASGLKLVNVVRDGAVIEAAHADAAAIMAEDPELELPAHRALAREVRIMYAHDHVAQGG, from the coding sequence ATGGACGCGCCTGACCGTTTAGCAGCAACGCTCGCGCTCGACGAATCGGTCGGGCGCGTTCGTTTGGTGAGCCCGACGCGCGCCCGCGCGCTCGACGGGCTCGGCATCCGCACGGTGCGCGACCTGGCCACGCATTTCCCGCGGCGCTACATCGACCTCTCGCGCAAGGCCGAGGTGGCCACCGCGCGCATCGGCGAGTCGTGCACCATCGAGGGCTCGGTGCACGAGATCAAGTTGAAGAAGCCGAAGCCGCGCCTCTCCCTCGTGGAGCTGTCGCTCGTGGACGCGACGGGCGTGCTCATGGTGACGTGCTTCCGCCAGCCGTGGCTCATGGACCAGGTGAAGCCCGGCATGCGCATCGCGGTGGCGGGCAAGCTCGAGTTCAACTACGGCTTCAAGCGCATGACGAACCCCTACCTGGAAGTGCTCGAGGGCGAGCGCATGGCCGAGGGCATGATCATCCCCGTGCACCCCGCTTGCGAGAAGATATCGGCCGCGTGGATGCGCCGGCTCGTGGGCAACGCGCTGGCGGCGGCCAGCGGTATGTATGATCCGCTGCCGCTCGAGCTGCGCGCCAAGTACCGGCTGATGAGCCGCGGCGCGGCGCTGTCGTGCATCCACTTCCCCCACACGATGGACGAGGTGGCCGAGGCGCGTCGCCGCCTCGTGTACGAGGAGCTGCTGCTGCTCGAGCTCATGCTCATGCGCGAGTCGCGCGAGCGCAGCGACGGGTGCGAGCCCGTCGTGCACGTGGTGGACGGGCCGCACCTGGCCGCGCTCGAGGCCGCGGTGCCCTTCGAGCTCACCGACGAGCAACAGCAGGCCAAGCGCGACATCCTCGCCGCGCTCGCCGCGCCCGAGACCGCGAACCACCTGCTGCTGGGCGACGTGGGCACCGGCAAGACCGTCGTCGCGGCCTTCGCGCTGGCGGCGGCAGCCGACACGGGAGCGCAGGCCCTGCTCATGGCCCCCACCGAGGTGCTCGCGCGCCAGCATGGCAAGAGCCTGGGGCCGCTGTTCGACGCGGCCGGCGTCACCTGGGAGGTGCTGACGGGCTCCACTCCGCCGGCCGACCGCGAGGCCATCCTCGCGCGCGTGGCGGGCGGCACGACGGACGTGCTCATCGGCACCCACGCGCTGCTGGAAGACGACGTGGCGCCGCGACGGCTCAGCCTCGTGGTCATCGACGAGCAGCAGCGCTTCGGCGTGGAGCAGCGCGCGAAGCTGCTGGCGAAGGGCGAGGCGCCCGATGCGCTGTACCTCACGGCCACGCCCATCCCGCGCTCGCTGGCGCTGGCGCTGTTCGGCAACCTGACGCTGTCCTACCTCAAGCACCGGCCGCATGACGCGGCGCGCCGCACCACCTTCGTGCACCAGAAGGCCGACCGCGGACACGCCTACGACGCCGCCCGCGCGGCGCTGGCGCGTGGCGAGCAGGTGTACGTGGTGTGCCCGCTCATCGGCCAGGACGGGGGAGAGCGCGACGCGAAGGCGGCGGACGGCGGCAGCGGCGGGCGGCGCCGCGAGGCCGACGAGGAGGCCTACGAGTACGCGGCCATCAGCATCGAGACCGACGACGACCTGGCGGGCGATGACGTGGCGGCCGCCGCGAAGGAGGCGTCCTACCTGCAGACCACCCTGTTCGCCGACTACCGGGTGGAGCTGCTGCACGGGCGCATGCCCAGCGCGGAAAAGCAGGCCGTCATGCAGCGTTTCCGCGACAACGACACGCAGGTGCTCGTGGCCACCACGGTCATCGAGGTGGGCGTCGACGTGCCGAACGCCACGGTCATGATCGTGGAGGACGCCGACCGCTTCGGCCTCTCGCAGCTCCACCAGCTGCGCGGGCGCGTCGGCCGCGGCGAGAAAGCCGCCGAGGTGCACCTCGTGTCGGCGTCGAAGTCGGATGCCGCCCTCACGCGCCTCGCGGCCATGGTGAGCACCGACGACGGCTTCGAGCTGGCCAGCTACGACCTGTCGCTGCGCCGCGAGGGCGACATCCTCGGCAACCGGCAGCACGGCGCGTCGGGCCTCAAGCTGGTGAACGTCGTGCGCGACGGCGCGGTGATCGAGGCCGCGCACGCCGACGCCGCGGCCATCATGGCCGAGGACCCCGAGTTGGAGCTGCCCGCGCACCGCGCGCTCGCGCGCGAGGTGCGCATCATGTACGCCCACGACCACGTGGCGCAGGGAGGCTGA
- the rpe gene encoding ribulose-phosphate 3-epimerase, with protein sequence MFEPVKIAPSILSADFMHLGRDIELIERAGAGYVHVDVMDGHFVPNLTMGVPVVKQLKKATDLPLDVHLMISNPLEQLPWFLDAGADSVTVHAEALDAEGLARAIAAIHAAGAAAAVSLKPRTAPGALAPVIADVDMVLVMSVEPGFSGQSYIEGSDAKVARIAEMARAVGAAPLIQVDGGIGVRTAPLVSAAGADVLVCGNAVFADADPAAALAAVQAAADEARLAALDGAKGAQAR encoded by the coding sequence ATGTTCGAACCGGTGAAGATCGCACCATCCATCCTGTCGGCCGACTTCATGCACCTCGGGCGCGACATCGAGCTCATCGAGCGCGCGGGCGCGGGCTACGTGCACGTCGACGTCATGGACGGCCACTTCGTGCCGAACCTCACGATGGGCGTGCCCGTCGTGAAGCAGCTGAAGAAGGCCACGGATCTGCCGCTCGACGTGCACCTCATGATCTCGAACCCCCTGGAGCAGCTCCCCTGGTTCCTCGATGCGGGGGCCGACTCCGTCACCGTGCACGCCGAGGCGCTCGACGCCGAAGGGCTCGCGCGCGCCATCGCCGCCATCCACGCGGCGGGCGCGGCGGCCGCCGTCTCGCTCAAGCCGCGCACGGCGCCGGGCGCGCTCGCCCCCGTGATCGCCGACGTGGACATGGTGCTCGTCATGAGCGTGGAGCCGGGCTTCTCGGGCCAAAGCTATATCGAGGGCAGCGACGCCAAGGTGGCGCGCATCGCCGAGATGGCGCGTGCCGTGGGGGCCGCGCCGCTCATCCAGGTGGACGGCGGCATCGGCGTCAGGACGGCGCCCCTCGTGTCCGCCGCCGGAGCCGACGTGCTCGTATGCGGCAACGCCGTGTTCGCGGACGCGGACCCGGCCGCCGCGCTGGCCGCCGTGCAGGCGGCCGCCGACGAGGCGCGCCTCGCCGCGCTCGACGGCGCCAAGGGGGCGCAGGCGCGATGA
- a CDS encoding cysteine desulfurase family protein: protein MTPITHEYVYLDYAATAPLCEEAAAAMAPYFVPGRANLAAGGNANSLHAPGRAAFAALEDARKSVARDLGARRPDEIVFTSGATEADDAALLGIAQAAAEERRRRGAGAFTPHIVVTAVEHDAVLAPAKRLEAQGFRVTRLVPNRQGFVEARALEEALDDDAVLVSVQAANSEVGSIQPIAELARIAHGAGALFHTDAVQALGKAPVNLQELDVDAASFSAHKVGGPKGVGALYLRARTPFQAYAIGGGQEAGRRSGTQNVAGIVGFAAAVRAACAMQKDEAARLRGLRDRLYAQLGALDAVEATVDVEPGSCDFLPNIVHVLVDGLESETLILRFDMQGFGVSGGSACSSHSLEPSHVLRALGIDADRAHGALRISMGRYTTEADVDAFVAAMCKSLAWN, encoded by the coding sequence ATGACCCCGATCACGCACGAGTACGTGTACCTCGACTACGCCGCCACGGCGCCGCTTTGCGAGGAGGCCGCCGCGGCCATGGCGCCCTATTTCGTGCCGGGACGCGCGAACCTCGCCGCGGGCGGAAACGCCAACTCGCTGCACGCGCCCGGGCGCGCCGCGTTCGCCGCGCTCGAGGACGCGCGCAAATCCGTCGCCCGCGACCTGGGCGCGCGCCGTCCCGACGAGATCGTGTTCACGAGCGGCGCCACCGAGGCCGACGACGCGGCGCTGCTGGGCATCGCGCAAGCCGCCGCCGAAGAGCGGCGCCGGCGCGGCGCGGGCGCGTTCACGCCGCACATCGTCGTCACCGCGGTCGAGCACGATGCCGTGCTCGCGCCCGCGAAGCGCCTCGAGGCGCAGGGCTTCCGGGTGACCCGCCTCGTCCCCAACCGTCAGGGCTTCGTGGAGGCGCGCGCGCTCGAGGAGGCGCTCGACGACGACGCCGTGCTCGTGTCGGTGCAGGCCGCCAACAGCGAGGTGGGCAGCATCCAGCCCATCGCCGAGCTGGCCCGCATCGCCCATGGGGCCGGCGCCCTGTTCCACACCGATGCCGTGCAGGCGCTGGGGAAGGCTCCCGTGAACCTCCAGGAGCTCGACGTGGACGCCGCGTCGTTCTCGGCCCATAAGGTGGGCGGCCCCAAGGGCGTGGGCGCGCTGTACCTGCGCGCGCGCACGCCGTTTCAGGCCTACGCCATCGGCGGCGGCCAAGAGGCCGGGCGGCGCAGCGGCACGCAGAACGTGGCCGGCATCGTCGGGTTCGCGGCGGCCGTGCGCGCGGCGTGCGCGATGCAAAAGGACGAGGCCGCGCGCCTGCGCGGGCTGCGCGACAGGCTGTACGCGCAGCTGGGCGCGCTCGACGCGGTGGAGGCCACCGTCGACGTGGAGCCGGGCAGCTGCGACTTCCTGCCGAACATCGTGCACGTGCTGGTGGACGGCCTGGAGAGTGAGACGCTCATCCTGCGCTTCGACATGCAGGGCTTCGGCGTGTCGGGCGGGTCGGCCTGCTCGTCGCATTCGCTCGAGCCGAGCCACGTGCTGCGCGCGCTCGGCATCGACGCGGACCGCGCGCACGGCGCCCTGCGCATCTCGATGGGGCGCTACACCACGGAAGCGGACGTCGACGCCTTCGTCGCCGCCATGTGCAAGAGCCTTGCCTGGAACTGA
- a CDS encoding Asp23/Gls24 family envelope stress response protein: MNDTIAGNLHVANDVLADMVGNAALECYGVVGMAAPTAVDGIAKILPASRLRRGVVVTTTDAGVHVELYVVIEYGTNINTVSQNLVDQVTFALTEYARVPLDGVEVHVQGVKVRK, translated from the coding sequence ATGAACGATACGATAGCGGGCAACCTCCACGTTGCCAATGACGTACTGGCCGACATGGTCGGCAATGCAGCGCTCGAGTGCTACGGCGTCGTGGGCATGGCCGCCCCGACCGCCGTCGACGGCATCGCGAAGATCCTCCCGGCGTCGCGTCTGCGCCGCGGCGTGGTGGTCACCACGACCGATGCGGGCGTGCACGTGGAGCTGTACGTCGTCATCGAGTACGGCACCAACATCAACACGGTATCGCAGAACCTCGTCGATCAGGTCACGTTCGCGCTGACCGAATACGCTCGCGTCCCGCTCGACGGCGTCGAGGTGCACGTGCAGGGCGTGAAGGTGCGCAAGTAG
- a CDS encoding histidinol-phosphatase HisJ family protein, with translation MELITTHTHTCFTNHGEGTVEELVSAAVEAGVSTIAVTEHYPMTAAFDPDRYLSMPAERMGEYLEAVEAARAAHPEIEVIAGCEMDWLGDDEDRAISAEDLAPFQLILGSVHFVDRWPFDDPAQRGRWDEVGADDIWRRYFEVWCEAVSSDAPFHVMSHPDLAKKFNFYPSFDPQPLYDRAAEACAASGRMVEVNTSGSYYACKEMFPAPALLAAFCRAGVPCTVGTDAHVPGHVARDIEKAYRLMYEAGYRTVTVPTADGDRRAVAIE, from the coding sequence ATGGAGCTGATCACCACCCACACCCACACCTGCTTCACCAACCACGGCGAGGGGACGGTGGAGGAGCTCGTGTCCGCTGCCGTCGAGGCGGGCGTGTCCACCATCGCCGTCACCGAGCACTACCCGATGACGGCGGCGTTCGATCCCGACCGCTACCTGTCGATGCCCGCCGAGCGGATGGGGGAGTACCTCGAGGCCGTCGAGGCCGCGCGCGCGGCGCATCCCGAGATCGAGGTCATCGCCGGCTGCGAGATGGACTGGCTGGGCGACGACGAGGACCGCGCCATCTCCGCGGAGGATCTCGCGCCGTTCCAGCTCATCTTAGGATCCGTGCACTTCGTCGACCGCTGGCCCTTCGACGATCCCGCCCAGCGCGGGCGTTGGGACGAGGTGGGGGCCGACGATATCTGGAGGCGCTACTTCGAGGTATGGTGCGAAGCCGTCTCGTCCGACGCCCCCTTCCACGTGATGTCTCATCCCGATCTCGCCAAGAAGTTCAACTTCTATCCCAGCTTCGACCCGCAGCCCCTGTACGACCGAGCCGCCGAGGCTTGCGCCGCGTCGGGGCGCATGGTGGAGGTGAACACGTCGGGATCCTACTACGCCTGCAAGGAGATGTTTCCCGCGCCGGCGCTGCTGGCCGCGTTCTGCCGCGCAGGCGTGCCGTGCACGGTGGGAACCGACGCGCACGTGCCGGGGCACGTCGCGCGCGATATCGAGAAAGCTTACCGCCTCATGTACGAGGCGGGTTATAGAACGGTAACGGTCCCGACAGCCGACGGCGACCGCCGGGCCGTCGCAATCGAGTAA
- the coaD gene encoding pantetheine-phosphate adenylyltransferase gives MKRALTPGTFDPITSGHLDVITRAAQLVDEVVVAVAASPKKKPLFALEERAELVRQATSHLPNVRVEPFDELLVDLAARLDATVVIKGLRAITDFEYEFQMTALNYQLNQELETLFIMSPPQYMYLSSSIVREIASLHGDVEQFVPACVNEALLKKFGDA, from the coding sequence ATGAAACGTGCACTGACGCCCGGAACGTTCGATCCCATCACGAGTGGGCACCTCGATGTCATCACCCGCGCGGCGCAGCTGGTGGACGAGGTGGTCGTCGCCGTGGCTGCCTCGCCGAAGAAGAAGCCCCTGTTCGCGCTCGAGGAGCGCGCCGAGCTGGTGCGCCAGGCGACGAGCCATCTGCCCAACGTCCGCGTCGAGCCGTTCGACGAGCTGCTCGTCGACCTCGCGGCGCGCCTCGACGCCACCGTGGTCATCAAGGGCCTGCGCGCCATCACCGACTTCGAGTACGAGTTCCAGATGACGGCCCTCAACTACCAGTTGAACCAAGAGCTCGAGACGCTGTTCATCATGTCGCCGCCGCAGTACATGTACCTGTCGTCGTCCATCGTGCGCGAGATCGCCAGCCTTCACGGGGACGTGGAGCAGTTCGTGCCGGCATGCGTGAACGAGGCGCTGCTGAAGAAGTTCGGCGACGCGTAG
- the rsmD gene encoding 16S rRNA (guanine(966)-N(2))-methyltransferase RsmD → MRIIAGEFRGRTLKAPKGESTRPTTDRVREAMMSTVHSARDGFDGAVVLDAFAGSGALGLEALSRGARSAQFCERAGEALKALNANVGLLGLDARRARVRKGDVLKDVPYARPPFDLVFLDPPYACEADAALGLVGALRERAALADDAIVVYEHAAGANAAVEDAAKARDLSIAQRKKYGDTVVDVLRLEAPRDAID, encoded by the coding sequence ATGAGGATCATCGCAGGCGAGTTCCGCGGGCGCACGCTCAAGGCGCCGAAGGGGGAGAGCACCCGCCCCACCACCGACCGGGTGCGCGAGGCCATGATGAGCACGGTGCACAGCGCGCGCGACGGGTTCGATGGCGCCGTGGTGCTCGACGCGTTCGCCGGGTCGGGCGCGCTCGGGCTCGAGGCGCTCAGCCGCGGCGCCCGCAGCGCGCAGTTCTGCGAGCGCGCGGGCGAGGCGCTCAAGGCCCTCAACGCGAACGTGGGCCTGCTCGGGCTTGACGCGCGGCGCGCCCGCGTGCGCAAAGGCGACGTGCTGAAGGACGTCCCCTACGCCCGCCCGCCGTTCGACCTCGTGTTTCTCGACCCGCCGTACGCGTGCGAGGCCGACGCGGCGCTCGGGCTCGTGGGCGCGCTGCGCGAGCGCGCGGCGCTGGCCGACGACGCGATCGTCGTGTACGAGCACGCGGCGGGCGCGAACGCCGCGGTGGAGGATGCGGCAAAAGCGCGCGATTTGTCTATTGCGCAGCGCAAGAAGTACGGGGATACTGTCGTGGACGTGCTGCGCCTGGAAGCGCCGCGCGACGCGATCGACTGA
- a CDS encoding YceD family protein, with amino-acid sequence METLRIHIPSELFAPAESSHFEGTVAIPVMKAGPDLYDFAGPLAWQADITNTGDALLVTGTVEGEAKTACARCLDEFSFPVTGELEGYFLLDETKAAPEDMDDDEFEVLPSDNVIDLEPIITAALLLEFPLIPLCDEDCKGLCPQCGADLNEGPCGCAPASDDDDGTPPNPFAALKDFPFDEPQN; translated from the coding sequence ATGGAGACGCTGCGCATCCATATACCCTCCGAGCTCTTCGCACCGGCGGAGAGCTCTCATTTTGAAGGAACCGTCGCCATCCCGGTCATGAAGGCGGGCCCTGACCTGTACGATTTCGCGGGGCCGCTGGCCTGGCAGGCCGACATCACGAACACGGGCGATGCGCTGCTGGTCACCGGCACGGTGGAGGGCGAGGCGAAGACGGCTTGCGCGCGCTGCCTCGACGAGTTCTCGTTCCCGGTCACCGGCGAGCTGGAAGGCTACTTCCTGCTCGACGAGACGAAGGCAGCGCCGGAGGACATGGACGACGACGAGTTCGAGGTGCTGCCCTCCGACAACGTCATCGATCTGGAGCCCATCATCACGGCGGCGCTGCTGCTGGAGTTCCCGCTCATCCCGCTGTGCGACGAGGACTGCAAGGGCCTGTGCCCGCAGTGCGGCGCCGACCTCAACGAGGGCCCGTGCGGCTGCGCGCCGGCGTCGGACGACGATGACGGCACGCCGCCGAACCCCTTCGCGGCGCTCAAGGACTTCCCGTTCGACGAGCCCCAGAACTAG
- a CDS encoding zinc ribbon domain-containing protein, with amino-acid sequence MHVDTDDLATLLKMQHLDLEAMQSKKKLEELPQRAIILEARSKKKAVEQKRDQLDALHAKADAQLARIGDEDASLAEKQRQVQGEIDAVRGDYRGVEARTKELNGFAKRRNTLEVELNAVGDELAKIEAVQAQVASALAGLERQEAEATATFVKEGGALKDAVARIDAERAMLASSLPAELLDAYEKTAARTGGVAVGRLQGGNCGVCRMAIEGGRLIDMKAQGNVAPCPQCGRLLIME; translated from the coding sequence ATGCACGTAGACACCGACGATCTCGCCACGCTGCTCAAGATGCAGCACCTCGACCTCGAGGCGATGCAGTCCAAGAAGAAGCTCGAGGAGCTCCCCCAGCGGGCGATCATCCTCGAGGCGCGCTCGAAGAAGAAGGCCGTCGAGCAGAAGCGCGACCAGCTCGACGCACTCCATGCGAAGGCAGACGCCCAGCTCGCGCGCATCGGCGACGAGGACGCGTCGCTGGCCGAGAAGCAGCGTCAGGTGCAGGGCGAGATCGACGCGGTGCGCGGCGACTACCGCGGCGTCGAGGCGCGCACGAAAGAGCTCAACGGCTTCGCGAAGCGCCGCAACACGCTGGAGGTCGAGCTGAACGCCGTCGGCGACGAGCTGGCGAAGATCGAGGCCGTGCAGGCGCAGGTGGCGTCGGCGCTTGCGGGCTTGGAGCGCCAGGAGGCCGAGGCCACGGCGACGTTCGTGAAAGAAGGCGGCGCGCTCAAGGACGCGGTGGCGCGCATCGACGCCGAGCGCGCCATGCTGGCGTCCTCGCTGCCGGCCGAGCTGCTCGACGCCTACGAGAAGACGGCCGCGCGCACGGGCGGCGTCGCGGTGGGCCGCCTGCAGGGCGGCAACTGCGGCGTGTGCCGCATGGCCATCGAAGGCGGGCGCCTCATCGACATGAAGGCCCAGGGCAACGTGGCGCCGTGCCCCCAGTGCGGCCGCCTGCTCATCATGGAATAG